The Desulfobotulus mexicanus genomic interval CCATACCCACTCGCTCTTTTTGATCTCCTCATCCATGCCCAGCGCGGCCATTCTCAGAAACTTCCGGGGATCCATATCCCGAAGCCCTGTAGCCGGGCAGCCGGAAGCACAGAGACCGCAAGTCAGGCAGGCATTGAGGTTTCCGCCCTCCGGCAGAATCTCCTTCACCTTATCGATGAAGAAGCTGCCCGACTTCTTCTCTATCTTGACTGCTTCTTCCGCCATTTGTGCATCTCCTCCGTTTTGTTTTTTCTCAAAAACTTTCTTCCATCAGGTTTTCCATAATATTTACAGGAAATCTTCCGTGACGGGCTGGCCACGGCACACCTTCAGGAAACCCGAATATCGGCGGGAGGCCGCCCACTGGCGATCAGGGACTGCCTCCTGACATGTAGTGTCTGAACAAAAGCCGCTTTTTTCCCGATCCAATACCTGAAATTTTATTATCATTTTATACATGCATCCCATAGTCTCACCGGAATGCGGATTTTCATAATTTCAGATTATCACAATACCCGGAAAGGCCAAAAAACCACTTTCGGCCAGCCACTATTTAGACTATTACTTTTTCTTCTCCCTTATTCCAGTGCCTGTGTCAATACAAAATCGGGAATCCATTTATAATGCAAATACGACTCATTGAAAAAATACCACCGTCATATCCCGCTGCCAAGTCTTTGAAAAAGTTCCATGGCACCACATCAAACAGAAATAAAATCATAAAAAAAAGACAATAACAGAATATATGTCGGATTGACACCGATTTAGCCATACGATAATACTTATTATGGGGAAAAAAACGCATCCCCTTTCCCAAAAGCCAGATACCCTGCCCCATACGCAGGGAAAACCTTTTTAAAGCCCAATGACCTCCAGCCAAGGACTTATCCATGATCAGAATGAACAGCCATTACAAAAAACTCAAGGCCTCCTATCTTTTTTCCGACATTGCAAAGCGTGTCAGCACCTTTCAGGAAAACAATCCAGACACCCCCATCATCCGCCTTGGCATAGGGGATGTAACCCACGGACTGCCCGAGGCCTGCATCAAAGCCCTGCATAATGCCGTGGATGAAATGGCTGAAGATAAAAGCTTCAAGGGCTATGGCCCGGAGCAGGGCTATGCCTTTCTGCGGGAAGCCATTGCAGAAAATGATTTCAAATCCAGGGGATGCGCCATTGAAGCCGATGAGATTTTTGTCAGCGATGGTGCCAAATGTGACACAGGCAATTTTCAGGAGCTCTTTGCCACAGACATCCGGGTAGCCATTCCCGACCCCGTATATCCGGTGTATCTGGATACCAACATCATGGCAGGACGCACCGGAGAATTTCTTGATGGCCGGTATCAGGGTCTCGTTTATCTGGACAGCACAGCAGAAAACGGCTTTGTTCCCCCTGTCCCCGAACAGGCCGTGGACCTGATCTACCTCTGCTACCCCAACAATCCCACCGGAGCTACGGCCAGCCGTGCCCAGCTTCAGGAATGGGTGGACTATGCAAGGAAAAACAAGGCTCTGATTCTCTTTGATGCGGCCTATGAAGCCTTTATCACAGACCCGGAAATCCCCCACTCCATCTATGAAATTCCCGGCGCAAGGGAAGTGGCTGTGGAGTTCCGCAGTTTTTCAAAAACCGCAGGCTTCACCGGCACCCGCTGTGCCTTTACCGTGGTTCCCAAGGATTGTATGATCTATGATGAAAAGGGAGAAGCCCATGCTCTCCATGCCCTGTGGAACCGCCGCCACTGCACCAAGTTCAACGGCGTGGCCTACCCCATCCAGAAGGCGGCTGCAGCAGTGTACAGCCCCGAAGGGCAGGCGCAGGTCAAGGCCCTCATCACCGGATACCTCGAAAATGCCACCATTATCCGCAGCGCCATGAAAGAGCTTGGCTTTGACTGTGTGGGGGGCGACAACTCTCCTTATATATGGATCAACGGTAAAAGCGATTCCTGGGAATTCTTTGACCGCCTTTTAAAGGCTGGGGTTGTCTGCACACCGGGTGCTGGCTTTGGCCGCTGCGGAGAAGGCTTCATCCGCATTTCCGCCTTTAATTCAAAGGTCAATGTGGTTGAGGCCATGGAACGCATCCGGAAAACACTGGCCTGATTGTAACTATTCGCCACACTCTTCCATGCAAGATTGTGAATTAATTTCAACATATTGATTCCATCAAAAGACAATCGGGCTGTTTGTGAGTGACATTGCAATCGTTTCGGATCAGAGCTTTGTCCGGCACTCAAGCCATAAACCTATAGTCTGCTGTGAAAAAACAATAAGCTTTTTCAGGCTTGAGTGCCGGAGTGCTAATAAGAAGCGGCAAACTGTCTGAGCCGCCACAAAGGCAGCGTGCTTAAGCCTGCCATGGTAATCAAAAAGCTTATTCTGCCTGTGGCGGGGAGTTTTTGCCGCTTCCGCACAGGGCAAGAAGCTCCCGAATAAGATTGCGTCACGAACAAATAGTCCGGTTGTCTATGCGCCTGATTAAAGGCATTCGATTTACCAAAGGAAAATTGTGCTGAATAATTACGCCTGATCTTACAAAACCACGAGAAAATAAAAACGTACATAAAGACCCGACGCAGATTCCCTCCGTCGGATCTTTTTATCCTTGCCTTTTTCATTTTGCAGCCTATGTTTTGCATTTTAAGAAAAGCAGGGAGACAGAATGCAGAAAGAACCCGTTGATATTCATATTACAGAGCTGGAAGAAATACTGGACCACTATCTGGATGCCGCAGGCAGACTCAATTATGCCATCAAGATCGTGGGACATCCGGGTATCGGCAAAAGCTCAGTGGTCCGTCAGGCTGCGGAACGCAAAAACTTCCTCTTCATAGATACCCGCCTTGCCTTCAAGGAAAATATCGATCTTGGCGGCTACCCCGTTCCGGATCACGAAAACCAGCGCATGATCTATTTCAGGCCCCGCTTCATTCCGCCGGAAAGCGTTCCCACAGAACATGAAGGCATCCTCTGGTTTCTGGATGAAGCCAACCGTGCCCACCCTACGGTGATTCAGACCCTTTTCCAGATCATCACCGAAGGCCGCTGCGGAGAACATCTGCTGCCGGAAAAAACCGCCATTGTTCTGGCCGGTAACCTCGGAGAAGAAGACAGCACAACCATCACGGATTTTGATGATGCAGCCCTGGATGGCCGCCTTGCCCTTTTCCACTTAAAACCCCGTGCCATTGACTGGCTGCGCTGGGCTGCGGGCAGGGATGTCCATCCTTCCGTACTCCGTTACATCGCCCTTTTCCCGGAAAGACTCTGGGATGAACAGCGCATCCATCCCAATCCCAGGGGCTGGCATCAGGTATCCCATGCCCTTGCCACGGCCTATGGCCTGACCAGCGAAGCAGCCCTCATAGAAGCTTTAAAAACCAAAAAGACAGCCAGCCTTGAAAAACTGATCATCTCCCTTGTGGGAGATCTTGCAGCCTTTGATTTCATCCGCCAGCTGACCCATCCAAGACAGATTACTACGGCGGATATCCTCTCGGGAGCCCCGGACAAACTGGATGCTGCGGAAAAGGAAAAACTTCCCGCCGAAGATCTGCTCTGGGCCATCACAGGTGCCATCTCAAAGCTAAGGGAAGATCTGCTGGCCCAGACCACAGACCACGCCCGTAAAACCACGGAAGAACTCAGCCATGTTCTCTCTTTTATAGCCTGCTGCCGCAGCGACAGCAGACTGGCCTTTTTCCATCTGCTCCTCAGGGAATGCGGGCTGCTGACAGCCATTCCTGCAGCCATTGCCATTATGGAAAATCCTGAGACAAAAGAAAAAATCCGCCTTTCCATGGAGACGCTTCTCTCATGAAGGTAAAACAGCATCCCGTATGGGAGACCGTACTGGAAGAGTTGTGGCGGCAGAGCCGATTCACATCCTATTTCTACCAGAGCGTCCAGTTTACCCCCAGCACTTCGGTGCCCACACTGGCCTTAAGCATAGCTTCCATGCGGCCTGTGCTTCTCTATCATCCGGATTTTGTGGAACGCCAGAACAAAGAAAGTCTTAAGGCACTGCTGGTCCATGAGCTTCTCCATATTGTCCACGGACATGAGCACAGACAGCTCAAGGACCATGAACCCTATCTCCAGAATCTGGCGCAGGACATGGTCATCAACTCCTTTCTAAGAAGCCGGGCAAAGAACTTTTTCTCATCCACGGATGGTCAGCAGCAAAGCCTTTACCTGCCAGCGGAACTTCCCGGTATTCCCGATGCCTTTTTTGAAGAAACCGGAGAAAAAGATCCCTCATGGGAAAATCTCTACCACTGGTTCGGCAGACGGGGACCGGAATCATTAAGAATTTTCAGTGATGCGGTGCGAGATATGTTCCGGGATCTGAAGAAAAAACCGGCAAAAAAAGCCCTTGATAATAAGTCCGTCCATTTTACGGAACCTGAGGACAGCGATGATCCGGCAGATACTGACACCATCCCCGAAGGCATCTGCCTTGTGGATAAAAAAGGAGAGGCTCTGCCCACGGGTACCCACCTTTTTCTGGGCACCATGGAAAAACGACAGCTTCAGACCCAGGTACGTAAAATCATGGATCT includes:
- a CDS encoding LL-diaminopimelate aminotransferase, whose amino-acid sequence is MIRMNSHYKKLKASYLFSDIAKRVSTFQENNPDTPIIRLGIGDVTHGLPEACIKALHNAVDEMAEDKSFKGYGPEQGYAFLREAIAENDFKSRGCAIEADEIFVSDGAKCDTGNFQELFATDIRVAIPDPVYPVYLDTNIMAGRTGEFLDGRYQGLVYLDSTAENGFVPPVPEQAVDLIYLCYPNNPTGATASRAQLQEWVDYARKNKALILFDAAYEAFITDPEIPHSIYEIPGAREVAVEFRSFSKTAGFTGTRCAFTVVPKDCMIYDEKGEAHALHALWNRRHCTKFNGVAYPIQKAAAAVYSPEGQAQVKALITGYLENATIIRSAMKELGFDCVGGDNSPYIWINGKSDSWEFFDRLLKAGVVCTPGAGFGRCGEGFIRISAFNSKVNVVEAMERIRKTLA
- a CDS encoding vWA domain-containing protein, whose product is MKVKQHPVWETVLEELWRQSRFTSYFYQSVQFTPSTSVPTLALSIASMRPVLLYHPDFVERQNKESLKALLVHELLHIVHGHEHRQLKDHEPYLQNLAQDMVINSFLRSRAKNFFSSTDGQQQSLYLPAELPGIPDAFFEETGEKDPSWENLYHWFGRRGPESLRIFSDAVRDMFRDLKKKPAKKALDNKSVHFTEPEDSDDPADTDTIPEGICLVDKKGEALPTGTHLFLGTMEKRQLQTQVRKIMDLAGNDPFSPTDRVFEALSRMIEGVEKLHSLPWQRRLRSILDRNVHSSEWFYTKSRFNRRFLPHGIYSSGRMFREKELLTVCVDVSSSMTTTPGEMAGAFAVIESLLDRFRVNLLCVDESVFVPRIRKEGMEKQQDLKKPYFYKKGDWKHLETGNSGTTFFAPLFNTYMRKHRELLLVITDGHIHDLGRLIPYSPTLWLISSGRKEPFKAPFGKALILETSGAIS